A genomic region of Candidatus Omnitrophota bacterium contains the following coding sequences:
- the nuoB gene encoding NADH-quinone oxidoreductase subunit NuoB yields the protein MPVINKLNILTKSIWVFHFASAACNNCDIEILDVLTPRFDAERFGIKLIGSIKHADAMLVSGIVTRKSAPMLKDIYAMAPQPLAVIAFGSCASSQGMFKDSCMRTVPVDEIIPVNAYIPGCPPRPEAIIDGIVKVIKKLRGEI from the coding sequence ATGCCCGTTATAAATAAACTCAATATTTTAACCAAGTCTATATGGGTGTTCCATTTTGCGTCGGCGGCGTGCAATAACTGCGACATAGAGATACTTGACGTGCTCACGCCCCGTTTTGACGCTGAAAGGTTCGGTATAAAGCTCATAGGTTCCATAAAACACGCGGACGCAATGCTGGTCTCGGGTATCGTTACCCGTAAAAGCGCCCCTATGCTAAAGGATATCTACGCCATGGCGCCCCAACCCTTAGCCGTGATAGCTTTCGGATCCTGCGCATCATCGCAGGGAATGTTCAAAGATTCCTGTATGAGAACTGTACCGGTGGACGAAATTATTCCCGTAAATGCCTATATTCCCGGCTGCCCGCCGAGACCGGAAGCGATAATAGACGGGATTGTTAAAGTTATAAAAAAACTGAGAGGGGAAATATAA